From Hymenobacter cellulosilyticus:
GTCTGCGCATTGAGTTGCAGCGAGGTTAACGCCTTCTCCCGCGCATCAGCCGTTAGGTTCGCCGGCGTGCCGAGTTGAAAACCTCGTGCCTTCTTGGCCGCCAGCGCATCGCGTGTTCGTGTTGAGATGGCCGTGGCCTCTTTCTGAGCTACCGCGGCCAGGATGTGTAGGGTAAACTCATCGGCCGCCGGCAGGTCGACGGCTTTGAAGCGCACATGACTTTCCATGAGCGTCGCCAGGAAAGCTACGTTGCGCGCCAGGCGGTCGAGCTTGGCCACGAGCAGCACCGCGTTCTCCTGTTTGGCCTGGGTGATGGCCGCCTGCAGTTGGGGCCGGGCGTTCTTACGGCCACTCTCGATTTCGACATACTCGGCCACGATGCTCGCCTCGGTGTCGACGAAGTTGCGCACGGCGGCTTGCTGGGCTTCGAGTCCTA
This genomic window contains:
- a CDS encoding recombinase family protein, whose amino-acid sequence is MIRYVAYFRVSTARQGQSGLGLEAQQAAVRNFVDTEASIVAEYVEIESGRKNARPQLQAAITQAKQENAVLLVAKLDRLARNVAFLATLMESHVRFKAVDLPAADEFTLHILAAVAQKEATAISTRTRDALAAKKARGFQLGTPANLTADAREKALTSLQLNAQTNLNNRQAAQLAVLLRATGVTLREIAARLNESGYRTRRGKAFHPMGVRRLLPSVAPSAVND